One segment of Gadus chalcogrammus isolate NIFS_2021 chromosome 8, NIFS_Gcha_1.0, whole genome shotgun sequence DNA contains the following:
- the sdr39u1 gene encoding epimerase family protein SDR39U1 encodes MRVLIGGGSGFVGRELTRLLGKQGHEVTLVSRKPGPGRITWAQLQSDGLPPCDGAVNLSGESILNPMRWWNESYKKDVFSSRIDTTRTLAHAIAASPNPPRSWVLITGVACYKPSLTAEYIEDSEWTPFDLLSRLVEEWEAAARLPENVAQTTKQVVIRPGVVLGRDGGAMKQMLLPFWLGLGGTLGPGTQPFPWIHVRDLAGVIAHSLGPGSSPDGPDVRPGAQVLNGVAPAQNTNYEFTKELGRALRRPTVFPVPAFVLNAMLGSERALVLTHGQRVTPKRTLETGYQYQYPDLGSALKEIVGG; translated from the exons ATGCGAGTATTAATAG GCGGAGGTTCTGGCTTTGTTGGACGTGAGCTCACACGCTTGCTTGGGAAGCAAGGCCATGAGGTCACACTCGTATCCCGTAAACCTGGCCCGGGAAGGATAACCTGG GCCCAGTTGCAGTCTGATGGCCTCCCACCATGTGATGGCGCTGTCAACCTGTCGGGAGAGAGCATCCTGAACCCCATGAGATG GTGGAACGAAAGCTACAAAAAGGATGTGTTCTCCAGCCGGATCGACaccaccaggactctggctCACGCCATCGCTGCGTCGCCCAATCCGCCGCGTTCCTGGGTTCTAATAACGGGCGTCG CATGTTACAAACCCAGCCTTACAGCCGAGTACATAGAAGACAGCGAGTGGACGCCATTCGACCTTCTGTCCAGACTGGTGGAGGAGTGGGAAGCAGCCGCACGCCTTCCTGAGAACGTGGCACAGACCACCAAACAGGTGGTCATCAGACCTG GGGTAGTGCTGGGTCGCGACGGAGGTGCCATGAAGCAGATGCTGTTGCCCTTCTGGCTAGGCCTCGGGGGCACGCTTGGGCCGGGCACGCAACCGTTTCCATGGATACACGTCAGGGACCTGGCCGGGGTCATCGCCCACTCCCTGGGGCCCGGCTCGTCCCCGGACGGCCCCGACGTCCGCCCGGGGGCCCAGGTGCTGAACGGGGTGGCCCCGGCACAGAACACCAACTACGAGTTCACCAAGGAGCTGGGCCGGGCGCTGCGGCGCCCCACCGTGTTCCCCGTGCCCGCCTTCGTCCTGAACGCCATGCTGGGCTCCGAGAGGGCCCTGGTGCTCACCCACGGCCAGAGGGTCACTCCCAAGAGGACCCTGGAGACGGGCTATCAGTACCAGTACCCCGACCTGGGCTCGGCGCTGAAGGAGATCGTCGGGGGTTGA
- the parp2 gene encoding poly [ADP-ribose] polymerase 2 has protein sequence MRHTRASRSKTVNDQTNGDVLGTKVWQWQGDEGQWELYPPSTSAILDSAVSSGDASVTITLGAAGTAYDVDLKKMVQINPATKYKRKIRSQMVKSGPAGGDGAPVGQAEGAEQVKVEPKVEPKEEPKEELEEEPAPKKRRGQAKSQAKVQKPKEEAPSTEVVKTVIMKGKAPVDSECKAKLGKAHVYSEREDVYDVMLNQTNLQFNNNKYYLLQLLEDDSSKSYSVWLRWGRVGKSGQSSLTACGRDLNKAKDFFKKKFEEKTKNSWEHRLNFEKVPGKYDMVFMDYSTSSKEEPTVEVDAAPKKWTSKLDEKVQSLLELICDIKAMEECVLEMKFDTRKAPLGKLTSEQIRAGYAALKRIEECLKKKDSRKDLLEACNQFYTRIPHDFGLKTPPMISSEDDLKEKIALLEALSDIQIAVKMVQASANAEEHPLDRQYHSLQCQLQPLDAGSDAYQTVSSYLQSTHAPTHSEYTMSVLDIFSVDRQGESEKFLSGMHNKTLLWHGSRLSNYVGILSQGLRVAPPEAPVTGYMFGKGIYFADMSSKSANYCFTNQRNNIGLLLLSEVALGDCNELLDADYEAQKLPEGKHSTKGMGQTGPDPKNAVTLDGFSVPIGPPVQTGVGRAGSYSLLYNEFIVYNPAQVRMRYLLRVRFNYPSLW, from the exons ATGAGGCACACACGAGCATCTAGGAGCAAAACTGTAAATGATCAGACGAACGGAGATGTTCTGGGCACAAAAG TGTGGCAGTGGCAAGGGGACGAGGGCCAATGGGAACTGTACCCTCCTTCGACATCTGCCATACTGGACTCCGCCGTGTCCTCCGGGGACGCCTCCGTCACCATCACGTTGGGCGCCGCGGGGACAGCCTATGACGTCGACCTGAAGAAGATGGTTCAAATTAACCCCGCCACCAAGTACAAAAGAAAAATACGCTCTCAGATGGTGAAAtcag GGCCTGCGGGTGGAGATGGAGCCCCGGTTGGGCAGGCTGAAGGAGCGGAACAAGTTAAAGTGGAACCAAAGGTGGAACCAAAGGAGGAACCAAAGGAGGAACTAGAGGAGGAGCCAGCTCCTAAGAAGAGGAGGGGCCAGGCCAAGAGCCAGGCAAAAGTCCAAAAGCCCAAAGAGGAAGCGCCGAGTACTG AGGTGGTGAAGACCGTGATCATGAAGGGGAAGGCTCCAGTGGACTCTGAGTGTAAGGCCAAGCTGGGCAAG GCCCATGTTTACAGTGAAAGGGAGGACGTTTACGACGTTATGCTAAACCAG aCAAACCTGCagttcaacaacaacaagtacTACCTGCTCCAGCTGCTAGAAGACGACAGCTCCAAGAGCTATAGCGTGTGGCTGAGATGGGGACGAG TTGGTAAATCgggccagagcagcttgacagCCTGCGGGCGAGACCTGAACAAGGCCAAAGACTTCTTCAAGAAAAA ATTCGAGGAAAAGACAAAGAATAGCTGGGAACACCGGCTTAACTTTGAGAAAGTCCCTGGAAAATATGACATGGTGTTCATGGACTACAGTACCTCTTCAAAG GAGGAGCCCACGGTGGAGGTTGACGCCGCGCCCAAGAAGTGGACCTCCAAGCTGGATGAGAAGGTCCAGTCCCTGCTGGAGCTCATCTGTGACATCAAGGCCATGGAGGAGTGTGTCCTGGAGATGAAGTTTGACACCCGCAAAGCCCCCCTGG GCAAGCTGACGTCGGAGCAGATCCGCGCGGGCTACGCCGCCCTGAAGCGGATCGAAGAGTGCTTGAAGAAGAAGGACAGCCGCAAAGACCTGTTGGAGGCCTGCAACCAGTTCTACACACGCATCCCCCACGACTTTGG GCTGAAGACACCCCCCATGATCAGCTCTGAGGACGACCTGAAGGAAAAGATAGCCCTGTTGGAG GCCCTCAGTGACATCCAGATCGCCGTGAAGATGGTCCAGGCCAGCGCCAACGCGGAGGAGCATCCCCTGGACCGCCAGTACCACTCCCTCCAGTGCCAGCTGCAGCCCCTGGACGCCGGCAGCGACGCATACCAG ACGGTCTCCAGCTACCTGCAGAGCACCCACGCCCCCACCCACAGCGAGTACACCATGAGCGTCCTGGACATCTTCTCCGTGGACCGCCAGGGCGAGTCGGAGAAGTTCCTCTCCGGGATGCACAACAA gACTCTGCTGTGGCACGGATCCCGTCTGTCCAACTACGTGGGCATCCTGAGTCAGGGGCTCCGTGTGGCCCCCCCCGAGGCCCCCGTCACCGGATACATG TTCGGTAAAGGGATCTACTTCGCCGACATGTCGTCGAAGAGCGCCAACTACTGCTTCACCAACCAGCGCAACAACatcggcctgctgctgctgagcgAG GTGGCGCTGGGGGACTGCAACGAGCTCCTGGACGCAGACTACGAGGCGCAGAAACTCCCCGAGGGCAAACACAGCACCAAGGGCATGGGCCAGACCGGCCCGGACCCCAAGAACGCCGTCACCCT ggACGGCTTCTCGGTGCCCATTGGCCCGCCGGTGCAGACGGGCGTGGGCCGGGCGGGGTCCTACTCCCTCCTCTACAACGAGTTCATCGTGTACAACCCCGCCCAGGTCCGCATGCGCTACCTGCTCAGAGTCCGCTTCAACTACCCGTCCCTGTGGTGA
- the mettl17 gene encoding methyltransferase-like protein 17, mitochondrial, which translates to MASTTHVAIVICQKTSALRIICRRMSSAVHPQTQVDFLNGAPHRKHPGVTNLKTLRLPEQLQRAAQSIVLGAQIKGLSDRAQSLTQYLWSRKRPVEDLNLRKRAKSLEKLVLENAKERREAFDGDYVKMKVLSELKRTTYNWTPVRFDEELGVVYMAARLAGGYTSVRRALNEILVRDPSFAPHSLLDFGSGLGTAVWASHSCWGETLKEMVCVDSSGPMNVLAERLLKDDDEKAAPHIKQVYFRQFLPVSPKVQFDLVVGAFSLSELASQKERVETLLTLWRKTSSYLVLVENGTKEGHQILMEARDTLLKTQEPTSLDSRTASVFAPCPHEMTCPKLARFPAVPCNFHQHFHPLPLPGSPVRQTETFSYVILSRSDPIEAATGPRWARLVAPVLRRPRHVHCHTCSADGQLHHTVVTRKKHGRDVYRCARSSDWGDQLPIIQQEEAGPLSDSE; encoded by the exons ATGGCGTCTACCACTCATGTGGCCATCGTCATATGTCAAAAGACATCAGCCTTGAGGATCATATGCCGG AGAATGTCTTCAGCAGTACATCCTCAAACGCAAGTAGACTTTCTGAATGGAGCGCCTCATAGGAAGCACCCAGGTGTAACCAACTTGAAAACACTACGCTTACCCGAGCAACTACAAAGGGCTGCACAATCAATTGTTCTTG GTGCTCAGATCAAAGGACTGTCTGATCGAGCTCAGAGTCTCACACAGTATCTGTGGAGCAGGAAAAGGCCAGTGGAGGACCTGAATCTGAGGAAGAGAGCCAAAAGCCTGGAGAAGCTTGTCTTGGAGAAcgcaaaggagaggagagaag CTTTCGACGGTGATTACGTTAAGATGAAAGTGCTGTCTGAACTCAAAAGGACAACATACAACTGGACCCCTGTGAG gttcGATGAAGAGCTGGGCGTGGTGTACATGGCCGCCCGGCTGGCCGGTGGCTACACCTCCGTGAGGAGAGCCCTTAACGAG ATATTGGTCAGGGACCCTTCCTTCGCCCCTCATTCTCTCTTGGATTTCGGCTCGGGGTTGGGCACAGCGGTCTG GGCATCGCACTCATGTTGGGGTGAGACTCTGAaggagatggtgtgtgtggacAGCTCCGGGCCGATGAACGTTCTGGCAGAGCGGCTTCTCAAAG ATGACGACGAAAAAGCTGCGCCTCACATCAAGCAGGTGTATTTCAGACAGTTTCTCCCCGTGTCGCCGAAG GTGCAGTTTGACCTGGTGGTTGGAGCCTTCTCACTGTCTGAATTAGCCAGTCAGAAGGAGCGAGTAGAGACTCTGTTGACTCTATGGAGGAAGACCAGCTCCTAtctt GTGCTGGTTGAAAATGGGACCAAAGAGGGCCATCAGATCCTCATGGAAGCCAGAGACACCTTGCTAAAG acacaggaacCGACGTCCTTGGACTCCAGAACAGCATCTGTGTTTGCTCCG TGTCCCCATGAAATGACATGTCCCAAGCTGGCCCGCTTTCCCGCTGTGCCCTGCAACTTCCACCAACACTTccaccctctcccactcccaggG AGTCCGGTGCGTCAGACGGAGACCTTCAGTTACGTGATTCTGTCGCGGTCGGATCCGATAGAGGCAGCGACCGGGCCGCGCTGGGCCCGGTTGGTGGCGCCGGTGTTGCGACGGCCCAGACACGTGCACTGCCACACGTGCAGCGCGGACGGACAGCTCCACCACACGGTGGTGACGCGAAAGAAACACGGCCG CGATGTGTACCGCTGTGCCCGGAGCAGTGATTGGGGAGATCAGCTGCCAATCATTCAGCAAGAAGAGGCGGGTCCTCTGAGTGACTCAGAGTGA